The DNA sequence TAATATTATCATTTAAAGGGCAGAGTATACAGGTCCCGGATGGAAGAAATTAACAAGGAACGCAACGACGTTCGTGCGCGATTCACGGCATTCTGTGAGCCGGACGAGTGGTGGCAGCGACTGGCCCAGGAGTGTCATCCGATGGGTGATCGACGTGACCGATTACGGTAGTCGCGGGCCGTGGGTGCTCGGAAGGCGTCAGCTGCCACGGCCGGAACGTGGTGCCCCGGGGAGTTCGAGCCGCGGGTTGCACAGTCGTTTGCCCGCGGGACGCGGGCTGGACGCAGGTGCCGTTGTGGCAGGTGCCAATGCCCAAGACTCCGAAGGCCGGCTGCGAGGAAAGGGTTATTCGATTGATTCGGCCTCGTGGCGTATACGTTAGCTTTACTTGAATTCGAGACCCTACCTAGCGGGTGCGTTTACCTTGGACTTAAAACACAGTTTGCGCGCTGGAGCCAAGCACCGGAGGTTCGTCCATGCGTATACTTGCAGGTGACTGTTGACATCGGACAAGTTGTGGGAGTTCCGAAGGATGTGCTATCGAGATTCCTAACTTGGTTTGATCTTCTTCAGTCATTTCTGTTAGCTCCCCTCCTCGTTTTAATATCGCGATTA is a window from the Dermacentor variabilis isolate Ectoservices chromosome 3, ASM5094787v1, whole genome shotgun sequence genome containing:
- the LOC142575847 gene encoding uncharacterized protein LOC142575847, with protein sequence MAMSKTEKSELLVVLVVAVAVAGAPPHQCEPEPTPNCSLVFPSILFLNPCQYVCFERLLLPSITVRKHNDGTLCTPAFGVLGIGTCHNGTCVQPASRGQTTVQPAARTPRGTTFRPWQLTPSEHPRPATTVIGHVDHPSDDTPGPVAATTRPAHRMP